The sequence CAGTATAGTCTATACCAGTCTGCATGTAGTCTTCAATTAAGCCATAAAACATCTAGACTGGATATAGGATTAAATCTAGATTCTATTTCTGGCAATCTTTACCCATGCAGCATGCACAATGGTCAATGGCGCTGTTGTCACATTGCTTAATATGTGATCTAGCATGGAGGAATTGTTTGAAGCAAGTAATGTCGACTACTGTGTTCAACCTGAGCAAGACTGCAGCCACGTCCAATCCAACAATTCCTACAGCTCCTTCAGTGTCGGTCCAGTGCCTTGTTATTTGAGCATTGTCTCCGATACTCTGTCTTGCATAGCCTGTGTGACCATGCTAGCAATTTATATAACATGGGCCGACATTCGacaaaacattgcacaagCTATCGTCacttttatagctatagctgacTTCCTAACGGCTGCAGGCTATTTGACTGGCTCGTTCAACTTGTTGACACATGTGTTCACTGATCGCCGACCAGACAGACGCGGATGTGATGTGTTCACCACAGTGTGTGAGGTTCAAAGCTATATCGTTACCTATGCCACAATGAGTTCTTATTTCTGGACCATCATTCTGGCATTTCATTTTTATATGACTATTGCTCAGGAGCGTCCAAATTTCACGAAGCGATTACTGCCATTCTACCATCTTATTGCTTGGGGTGTTCCGATACTAATAGCATTTCCACTTCTATGTGTTGGAAAGTTAGCATATGCTCCATTTGTCACAGGCATGTGGTGTTATATGGAAATTTATCGCAACTCTCCACCTTTCGGCGATAATGGTACTGCTGTTTCCGTCGTCACACAGCTGCCAGAAATAGTTGCCTTTTTTCTAATTATCGTTTTATTCTCTCTGACGTGGATCACAATCTATAAACAGGTATGTGAGAGAAGTAAATTAATGTTACAAACTTGGTCCTttttctatatacatgtattaatggTACCGTTATGTAAGACCTTAGGGCATGTCATACCCTTTGGATGCTGTAGTAAGTGTCAAAAATTGTATTTTCAGCATCGCTTAGTTACTTATTCGTACGTTGCCAACAAAAGAGTACTTGGGTTCAGGAGGCTCTGAAATTTCAACTATGATTTCTATTGTCTTTTCACAGGCAAAGGTAGTTGTGCATCAAGGTGGCCTACTAGTGAGAGAGCAGGCAGTTGCCATGGAGAGAGTGTCTAGAGTGAGCAGGATACTTCTATTCGTACCAGTGTTGTTTGTTCTCCTGAGAGTGTGGGCAGTAGTACAATTCCTGTACATAAGCTACCTTAGTCATCTGACAGACGAGAGTGGTCGCTGTATTCCCACTGACCCTCACAAGACCATTCACGTTGCACTTGGTGTACTGCAGGTTAGCTATGATCGTACTTACAATAAAGTAagacatatgcatgcatacttaGTCAGTACTGCGCTAGCTTATAGCAGGCCGCACTTCTTTAAGGCCTGCGAAGGAGCTAGGCTACTACTTCTCATGCCTCATATTAAGCTGATTTCAGATGCATGCTGGGCACTCTCACTAAATTTGAAAAAACGTGATAATCATACCCATCCCTTAATTGTCAAACTTTAGGGGCAAACTACCACATAGCAGgtaaatgttcgcagttttTGCTGATCGAGCATGtgccgcaaacatttatacccacgaatttatgcatgtatgcatgctgcaaaaaggctgttatttaaatccgcgaaaaccttctAATGGTATTTCTGCAAAACTTTTATACCACCCTCAAAATacacccgctatatacggtatagctCATCCGAAATCGAGAATTTGTTCTGTCTAGGAGATCACGATCACAATTATTATTTGCACGATTTATTGTCATTAATCGATTGTGCTGGTGTTAGAGAATAAGTAATATAGTTTTTGTTATGATAACGCATCATGCAGAAATCCTGGGATTTATAACAATTTGAAATTTCATACTCAGGCAATAGGCGCTGGTGGACAGGGCTGGACCAATGCCATTCTCTACATCTTCTTCTCTCCAAAGATCAGGCGAAGGTTGCTGTGCTGTTTCTTTGCACGCTGCAAGGAACAGTGTGGAAAGAGGAAATCCAGAGAGTCTCAGAATGCATCTGTCACTCAATGCAGTCCACTTTTGGAATCTGTCACTTCTGCATCATTTGTGAGAGACAGGAATGTGGTATAAGTGCATAAACCATTAGCTATTTGGCTGATTACATGTTCATTGATGTCACACTTTGCTATAGTAATAATGTGTGCAAGAGGATGATGCAAAAATGCTTGAGGCGTTACGCAATGCATGAGCGTATATATAAACTATGAGCGAGTACATTACTCAACTTTGAGCATTATTGCATGTCCGACAATACAACTTATTACACACTTAAGTGATTTAaagtacagtcacatgactggatTTGATGGATGTAATTGGCTGTATATAGGTCACATTATATCAGCAATAACTCAACATAAAAATGTTatgtggtgcatgcatgcataagcAGAATTTGTGTGCATAAAATATCATTATTTTGATGATTATTTTAGTTTTCTGTATACCGGCGGTACATAATCTTGAACGCTGTTATGATCACGATATTTTATTATACTCGTAATCATGGCACGATTTATTGATCAATTGTCCTGGTGTTAGAGAATAGGTAATATAGTTTTTTTGTTATGATAACGCATCAGAAATCCTGGGATTGGTTCCATCtcgtatatacaatgtacttgCTATAAGTtatgcattaatttttaatgttCATGCATCCaatatgtatatgcatgtatatatagcggctaatataattattatacagataATAGAGCGGAAACGATCTCCATGGTCTGGCTCATTATAGTAGCTGATATTATAAGGCTTGAGGTTTGATTGCACCATTATTAGTTACTCGTATAACTTTGAATATTGGTTCTTGCTTTTCATTGCCTGAATTCATACACCagcgtataataatatataggaGCCAGTGGGCATGCAGGGTTGGTGCAATGCAATCCTATCACCCAATGGTAAGGAGGAAGCTATGTGGAGAGCCCTGTAGAGGTGCTTACAAGCAACTGAGAAATTACTACTGTAACAGAAATTGTTCGAAATATATAATTCAAGCGATCGACCTGCACTTGAAGAAGCTGTAGTTTCTGGCATCATTGGCTATGGATTATTGCGAATCAGAGGAACCGAGAAGTAGATATACAAGATCAAAACGTCTGATTAAACTTCTGAACGACAGCACCTGACAAAAGAGGGTTTTCTGTcagtaacaaaattaatactaaCAACTTAGGGTTGTAAAAAAATGTTCAGTCTTGACTCCTCTTGAACCCTCTAGATTATGACCAGATTATATAACCAGATAACAGATAACAATGCTAATTAAGATCTTCTACTATTATCTGCAGTGCTAGCAGTTTTGTGTAAACAGCTGGAAATCTGATGATCTAGCATTAAAAATTATATACTTCAGACTTGCTAGCATGGATGAACTGTTTGAAACTAATGATGACTACTGTGTTCAACCTGAGCAAGACTGCAGCCACATCCAATCCAACCTTTCCTACAGCTCCTTCAGTGTCGGTCCAGTGCCTTGTTATGTGGGCATTGTCTCTGATACTCTGTCTTGCGTAGCCTGTGTGACCATGCTAGCAATTTACATAACATGGACTGAAATTCGacaaaacattgcacaagCTATTGTCacttttatagctatagctgacTTCCTAACGGCTGCCGGCTATTTGACAAGCTCGTTCAACTTGTTGGTATATGTGTTCACTGATCACCGACCAGACAGACACGGATGTGATGTGTTCACCACAATGTGTGAGATTCAGAGCTATGTCGTTACCTATGGCACAATGAGTTCTTTTTTCTGGACCATTATTCTGGCATTTCATTTTTATATGACTATTGCTCAAGAACGTCCAAATTTCACGAAGCGATTACTGCCATTTTACCATCTTATTGCTTGGGGTGTTCCGATACTAATAGCATTTCCACTTCTATGTGTTGGAAAGTTAGCATATGCTCCATTTGTCACAGGCATGTGGTGTTACATGGAAATCTATCGCAACTCTCCACCTTTTGGCAAGAACAATACTGTTGTTTCCCTAGTGGTTACACAGCTGCCAGAAATAGTTGCCTTCCTGCTTATCATTACTTTCTTTTCTTTGACGTGGATCAAAATCTACAAGCAGGTTAGCTAATAAAAAGTAAAATAGCAATCATGGCCAAGAGGCTCGATTATTACTTCTATTATTTTTATGACAGGCAAAAGCTACTGTAGGCCAAGCTGGACTACTGGTGAAAGAGCGGGAAGTTGCCATGGAAAAAGTATCTAGAGTGGGCAGGATACTTCTATTCATCCCAGTGTTGTTTGTTCTCCTGAGAGTGTGGGCGGTTGTACAGTACTTCTATACTATCTACCTTACTCATCTGACAGACGAGAGTGGTCACTGTATTCCCTCTGATCCTCACAAAACAATTCATGTGGTGCTTGGTGTATTGCAGGTTAGATTCAATTGTGTCTTACTATACAACTATTGTAACTGCTTCAATTTATATTGTATGCTGTATTGTGTGACAATTGTATGTGTTTGCCCAGCAATCACTGAAAAGAAATCGATTAGATTGAGCTCTGCGTAAACTCACCGAGTTTCATGCATGGCCATGCACGTAATGGTCTGTGTCAAAATTACTATATGACAATGTACACGTGTGCATTcatattacaataattatgcatgtcaacatgcatatgccattacaataattatgcatgcatgtaccatatagcgggaaattttcccATATAGCGTGACATTTTCGTAGAGTGCAAAAtttcgagggcagagtagTTATAACGCGAAAAtaaaaactgggataaactcccacgcactcggtatttcacatgcaaagctattggtaggtatggtttcctggcattgaaccgcgaatattagaaccatgaacatttctgctgagggctctgaagccaaatagcgaaaatgttccgctatacggtacatgttacaatatgcatgctATACGTGAGTACAGATGTAGTGTACTTGGACCACAATAATCTAGGCTCCACCCTTTTCTAtctgtacaatcatgtatgttgacatgcatgttGACTATAGTCTCCCAAGCCACATCCCTTCACTCTAAAAAGGGTCTGGCAACAGTGTGCCGCCgccaccaatcagattgtaaaTTTGTGAAACATCATATTGtcaaaccatgcatgcacaccacatGATGTCATGGATTAGCATACTGATAGGCTGAGCAGCTAATAGTGGGCATAAAAGTGATACATAATTAAAGGTAATGTTGTTGACTCTTCTTCGAGTGAAGGGGCATGGCTTGCAACACTacatgttgacatgcatgcataattattgtaacatgtattatgtatgttgacatgcatattgtaacgtgcatatTGCCATGCATATTGTGATTAATGTGCATTGTCATAGTCATTTTGACACAGATAACACCTCATATCACGTGAAGTTTTATGAGGCAAATTAAGAAATTATTTTCACCTTAGTACCAGGGATGTGCTGTTAGTGCACTGGAATTTGTACAGCCATTATAATCCCGTATCAGTAATCGCACGTCGTCAAGCGAGTAATTGCATGGAGTATGGTTATTCGTGCAATAACTatagggattaatagcactcaaacaagcactggcaaggtaagccttgccagtgcttgttactcgtgctattaatccctatataaattattttaACCGTACTATTATTGTACTGTTTTCAGATTTCATGTGCTCTATCATTCACGCATCCATAACAGGCAATAGGCGCTGGTGGACAGGGTTGGACCAATGCCATTCTCTACATCTTCTTCTCTCCAAAGATCAGGCAAAGGTTGCTGTGCTGTTTCTTTGCACGCTGCAAGGAACAGTGTGGAAACAGGAAATCCAGAGAGTCTCACAATGCATCCACCACTCGTTGCAGTCCACCTTTGGAACCTATCAGCACTGAACTATTTGTGAAAGACTGGAGCGTGGTATGAACCACTAACTAGTACTGAATATTGGCTGATTGTATTGTATGTTGATGACTAATATTTTATGTGGTGCAGACTTCGCGTGTacgaataattatgttagcaTATCTCCCTTCCTACACTCATCTGAGCTCTGTAATTATCATGCTTTAATAGTGTTGTGGTTAATTTATATTTTGGCTGGTGTTGGAGAAtagatgggtgtggcctgtTCACCCAAAAGAAGGGTGgacgggtttcaagcctaatCTGAATTTGTACTGTACTATCTATGAATATCGTTAATATTGGCCACGCCTCTATCGCAGAGCTCAGCTTGCTCTGCGataaggggaggggctggagCAATCTGATTAGTGCTGCAAAGCATTATATACGTATAATGATTCGGCTTGGTCCAGGCTCTTCTTGCAGTAGTACACAAATCCAGatataggcttgaaacccgttTTCCCTTCTTTTGGGTGGATGGACCACACCCATTATTCTCCAACACCACCCAAAATATGATAAATTTGATTTCTGAGCTATATACAACATCAGAAGTCATGTTGAATCTCGTACTTGGCCTTATTGTTTCATACACTTATTGCCCAGTGAATGGGCAAATCAAAGCAACCCAGCTatagtgctctgtatatggcatgttgcatcactaccatagcaacccagtgcaatatatggcatgtgcATAGCAATTAGCACATTGAAATGTTTCGTGACCCTAAGCATATGGTTATAATACGCTCCATCTACTCATTTGCTCCTGCATGGCTTCACACAGCCTTCAATACattttcgcggaatgaccgttagaaacGTTTTCGCcgatttaatttttgcagaatagcagcctttttgcagcatgcatgcatgcgatattaaattcgtgggtataaatgttcgcggtacatgctgaATCAGCGATAACCGCAAAtatttacaccctcgaaatatactaCAAATAAATACAAATAAATCAACAGATGCATTTTACACTGAGAAAAATAATACGAAATCATTCAATAATCTCTTAGCCTAAACTTGCACCAACAGTACTCTTGCTtgcatgtaattatacgtgtatatGTATAGGCCAAATTGATAATTACAACTTTTCAGCAGATTGAACCTCTCTTGGCATACATGggcttacccccccccccccccccccaaagaACCTGACTGTTAGAAAATTTATTTCGTGCAGATACATACTAAGAATGCtatcacaggtatatctatgACTGAGCCCCCgttcactgtactgcatgcatgtagatacaTAATCTTACAGAGGAATAAGCAGAGGTTCAACGAGATTCTGCTGAAAAACTGGTTGTCATTTTCAGTTTGGTCCTAAGAAAGTTCTGGTTCATATCTACATGATGTAGCTATTTAGCTCTTTGGCCATTACAACAAACCGAGCAAACTGTTGCCATATGCAATTCAGCAACAAgaagaatgcatgcatgagtcaATGACTAGTTCACCATAGTGTACATCTATCTTCTTGCTTTTTATGGATATCTTATCTTCAGCTATGAGGATAAGTTTATGAGGATGATTGTAGTTTAGCATTACTGTTTGCAGTCGAGTAAAACATTGTTTGAAGACCTTGCAAACCTCTTGTACTGTTGTTGCCTGCGCTTCAGTAACAATTTTTCAGTGTAAGTTACAATTGCTTGGGAATTTCAAAGTATTTGCACGGTGAGATGTCATCGGGCCATATGTAAGCTGTATCTTTTTGATGAGTTAAAAGTACTGGAATTTCTTATTTGTGATCTTGACTTTATTGGCAAATGCAGTTGTCACGTCACAGTGTATTGGTAGTTGTTTGTTCCTTGCACTGAGTTGCTGTACAGTTGTCTTCAACACTTTGGAAGTGACAAGCTGCTACAAAATGACTATTATAACGAGTGGTGAAAGCtgcactgtgctaatgcctctcaccatgtttCGCTTTCGCTCAAAGAGAATGTATGTGGCTAAGAGAAGCCTGAggctatagaagctgttagtttgtcgcattgcaacggttgagcagttacacctggaatagacacacacacacagcacacaatcATAGTCAGCTTTAATTAGTCTCATGATACCAGTCGGTTTTCATTAGTAGCGTGGGAGGGACAGAACCGCTCCCACGCTACtaatgcctcgaggcataataccGTATtagtgggaaattttcgtgaggtgcaaCATTTCGTGTTTTTAGAGGGCAGAGTAGTTAACGcgaattaaaactgggataaactcccacgcaccggtatcatgcaaagctattggtgggtgtggtttcctggcattgaataTTAAAACCCATGAACATTTCTGGAGCCGAATAGCGAAAATGCAACCATACCCAAAAAATTCACTATACGGCAGTAGATTCTAATGTACACTGTTCACCCCACTCATTCTTGatctgtaataattaattttggttAACAATTAACATAGACAATAATATACTTTTTGCTGGCAATGATCCTTACATACTAGATTGCCTCATGGTCATCGTGCACATTGCGCAAGAAAGGGCAAGGCTCTAGGATCTCAAGTGTGCTCCGACCTCCTTTGCTTGGTTTTAGTGTcagtagatctactactaagtacagtacatgcagctaCATCTTAAAATAGAACTGATTCGAGAAAAGGTAAGCAACTGTTAAATAttaattgtaattattgtgGGCCAGAATGAAACTAGACAATGGACTCTCGTTCTACTAACATTGTTAATAATATAGTGTGCATGGCATTGATGCAGCTTGAGCTAGAGTATCATTGTAATGTCAAGGTCATTTACGATCTGTTTAATTAATAGTGGAAACTACTATAGCTACACTTTTgttggcatgcatgcacaacataATATTGTTTGGGATATCCCGAGCAGACATTCACGGTGTTACAGTAGCAGTGAGAGACAAAGATGGGTGTGCCTAAATTCTACCGTTGGATCAGTGAGAGGTACCCCTGCCTTAGTCAAGTGATCAAGGATTACCAGGTGGGCAGCAAATAGATTAGACTCGGATGTATTTACTTCTGTACTGCAGTGCGTAcagtattacatgtatagatgtTGTTTTATATGCTACCATGTTACAGCATGTTTTAGGAGTACACCCTGTGAGCTGCATAATCTCTAACCATGCGTACATATAGTGTGCATACAAAGTATtgtaccgtattcacccgaattaccgggacactctattctaagggGCACTTCGGACTTATGTAATTTTTttcactctataattattaaggaacaacaggaaatgtaaatatttttagacgtcccaatctaattagaacgaaaaagagcatgttttttttttttgtttttttttttattttattaaaCAAATTTATGCATACAGCAAAGGTAACAGAAAATAGCAGAATAGTAGCTAATTCAAATCAGTTACCTAACAAAAACAATACACAACAACCGACATGTACACTTAATTAATCTACAGTAACTTATTTTTAAAGAATGCAAGTGATATGCCAACTGTGTCAAAACCTAAACTATTCCAGGCTGTAATAGTATCTGCGAAGAAGGAAAATTTGAAGTTATTAGATGTCGCGAATGGGACCGAAAGCTGTGTAGTGTTCAGATGTCTTAATTGGTAAGGCTGGACTTTAATGGTGAACGGAAGATTCGGATAGGTTA comes from Halichondria panicea chromosome 3, odHalPani1.1, whole genome shotgun sequence and encodes:
- the LOC135332924 gene encoding G-protein coupled receptor 157-like isoform X2, translating into MEELFEASNVDYCVQPEQDCSHVQSNNSYSSFSVGPVPCYLSIVSDTLSCIACVTMLAIYITWADIRQNIAQAIVTFIAIADFLTAAGYLTGSFNLLTHVFTDRRPDRRGCDVFTTVCEVQSYIVTYATMSSYFWTIILAFHFYMTIAQERPNFTKRLLPFYHLIAWGVPILIAFPLLCVGKLAYAPFVTGMWCYMEIYRNSPPFGDNGTAVSVVTQLPEIVAFFLIIVLFSLTWITIYKQAKVVVHQGGLLVREQAVAMERVSRVSRILLFVPVLFVLLRVWAVVQFLYISYLSHLTDESGRCIPTDPHKTIHVALGVLQAIGAGGQGWTNAILYIFFSPKIRRRLLCCFFARCKEQCGKRKSRESQNASVTQCSPLLESVTSASFVRDRNVV
- the LOC135332924 gene encoding G-protein coupled receptor 157-like isoform X1; this translates as MDELFETNDDYCVQPEQDCSHIQSNLSYSSFSVGPVPCYVGIVSDTLSCVACVTMLAIYITWTEIRQNIAQAIVTFIAIADFLTAAGYLTSSFNLLVYVFTDHRPDRHGCDVFTTMCEIQSYVVTYGTMSSFFWTIILAFHFYMTIAQERPNFTKRLLPFYHLIAWGVPILIAFPLLCVGKLAYAPFVTGMWCYMEIYRNSPPFGKNNTVVSLVVTQLPEIVAFLLIITFFSLTWIKIYKQAKATVGQAGLLVKEREVAMEKVSRVGRILLFIPVLFVLLRVWAVVQYFYTIYLTHLTDESGHCIPSDPHKTIHVVLGVLQAIGAGGQGWTNAILYIFFSPKIRQRLLCCFFARCKEQCGNRKSRESHNASTTRCSPPLEPISTELFVKDWSVV